A single genomic interval of Streptomyces sp. BA2 harbors:
- a CDS encoding NUDIX domain-containing protein, producing MTAQVRVGVQAIVRAGGRVLLGLRANTFGGGTWGLPGGHLEVGESLVGAACRELEEETGLRAIGTRVACVTDPDPAANHHMQVGVEILDFTGEPRVLEPERCLRWEFWHLDALPDPLFVGSTGVLRSIRGGALHLP from the coding sequence ATGACCGCACAAGTACGCGTAGGGGTCCAGGCGATCGTCCGCGCGGGCGGCCGCGTGCTGCTCGGCCTGCGGGCCAACACCTTCGGCGGCGGCACCTGGGGACTGCCCGGCGGGCATCTCGAAGTGGGCGAGTCCCTGGTCGGCGCCGCCTGCCGTGAGCTGGAGGAGGAGACGGGCCTGCGCGCGATCGGCACGCGCGTCGCGTGCGTCACCGATCCCGACCCGGCGGCCAATCACCACATGCAGGTCGGCGTGGAGATCCTCGACTTCACCGGCGAGCCGCGGGTCCTGGAGCCCGAGCGGTGCCTGCGCTGGGAGTTCTGGCACCTGGATGCTCTGCCCGACCCGCTGTTCGTCGGCTCGACAGGCGTGCTCCGCAGCATCAGGGGCGGGGCTCTCCATCTCCCTTGA
- a CDS encoding radical SAM protein, translating into MRPIGRCNLSCPFCFGPRHEVPPMPRETALRVASALKNRGVRGVVISGGEPTLLSYLAELARALRGPQADGRSAKVVLSTNGLAPLRTMQRVLPHLSWIALPLESADAAEHRALRTGVAPHREKMLGLLGEVRKNHRHVRVKLGTVVTRLNVGGAPDVLNLIEDACLPDVWKVYQMSETNYGADNREWLSLGDDEFEDVVHRCEAAAEDRGVRLRVYRNRTRTGSYFFIDPDCQVVVIDEKGERRIGDFFTRLAEEDLAVDEPVTGARNAENFTGTYPDMNPNT; encoded by the coding sequence ATGCGGCCCATCGGAAGGTGCAACCTCAGCTGCCCCTTCTGCTTCGGCCCGAGGCACGAGGTCCCGCCCATGCCCAGAGAGACCGCACTGCGGGTCGCGTCCGCACTGAAGAACAGGGGCGTGCGTGGCGTCGTCATCTCCGGGGGTGAGCCGACCTTGCTCTCCTATCTCGCGGAGCTCGCACGGGCGCTGCGCGGACCCCAGGCGGACGGTCGCTCGGCGAAAGTGGTCCTGAGCACCAACGGTCTCGCGCCCCTGCGCACCATGCAGCGCGTGCTGCCCCACCTCTCCTGGATCGCGCTGCCCCTGGAGTCCGCGGACGCGGCCGAGCACCGCGCCCTGCGTACCGGGGTCGCGCCGCACCGGGAGAAGATGCTCGGCCTGCTCGGAGAGGTCCGCAAGAACCACCGTCACGTCCGGGTGAAGCTCGGCACGGTCGTCACACGGCTGAACGTCGGCGGTGCGCCCGACGTGCTGAACCTCATCGAGGACGCCTGCCTGCCCGACGTGTGGAAGGTCTACCAGATGTCGGAGACCAACTACGGCGCGGACAACAGGGAGTGGCTCTCACTCGGCGACGACGAGTTCGAGGACGTGGTCCACCGGTGCGAGGCCGCGGCCGAGGACCGCGGCGTCAGGCTGCGCGTCTACCGGAACCGAACCCGTACCGGCAGCTACTTCTTCATCGATCCGGACTGCCAGGTCGTCGTCATCGACGAGAAAGGCGAACGGCGCATCGGGGACTTCTTCACGCGCCTGGCGGAGGAGGATCTCGCGGTGGATGAGCCCGTCACCGGAGCGAGGAACGCCGAGAACTTCACCGGCACTTACCCGGACATGAACCCGAATACGTGA